The nucleotide window GGGTTTGCCGCGGAACGTCGAGTAGTTGTGGAAGAACAGCGCGAACCCCACCACCGCACCGGCGTCCTCGGCAAGTAACACCTCGGCGTATGGGCGCGGGCCGAACAGGTGCGCGTGGAGATCGGCTTCGCTCAGTGTGACCGCGTGGGCGAGCTTTTCGTACTCGGCGAGCCCACGGATCAGATTCACAATCGTGGGTAAGTCGGCGGGAGTGGCGGAACGGATCATGGATACCTTTCTGGGACGCGGGTCTCCGGCCCACTGAACTACCGCGGTGCGTATATCGAGTGTTCGTCCACCGAACAACGTGCCCGAAGAAACAGGCGCGGAGGCCCGCGCGCGAGTTCAAGAGGGCGAGCCCGCTGAGTGAAGTCGTCACCTGCGGGTCGCAAGGTACTCCAACAGGTCGGCGGCGTCCTGTGGGGTGAGCGCACTCAGCAGCCCGTCGGGCATCAGCGACAGGCGCGACGGCCGCACGCTTTCGACCTCGTCGCCCGCGATCGCGATTTCCTTGTTCTCGGCGTCGCGAAGAACCAGTTGCTTCTCGTCGCGCTTCACCAGAACGCCGGTGTACGTTTTCTCGTCCTTCGTGCGGACGTTGTACGTCGCGAACTGTGGCTCGACCTTCGCCGACGGGTTCAACAAGCTGTCGAGCAGTTCCGAACGCGTGCGAACCTTACCGATCGTCGTCAGATCCGGCCCCACCGCGCCGCCCGTGTTCCCGATCTTGTGGCAGTTCGCGCACTTCATTTCCTTGTTGGCGAACAGCGCCGCCCCCTTCTGCGGGTCGCCTTTCAACGTGAGGACGGAAGCGGGCCGTGGGTTCGCCCCCAGCTTTCGCGCGCCGGGAGCCGCGGGCGTGTGCCCCTCGAACAGGTCGCGCACGAGCGGCGTACCGTGCTTCGCAACCAGGGGCGGCAGATCGTCCGCAATTTTGTCATCGATCTTGCCCAGCGCGAGCGCCCGGGCGAACGGCCACGCCTCACCGAAAGTCACATACGCCTTCTCGGGCCGGGTGAGGTCCGGGTTCGGAAACGTCCAGTCCTTCGGCGGGCTCGAAAGTGACGCGATCCACTTCCCGACCAGGTCGAGCGCGTGCGCGTGCGGGAACTCGGACCCGAGGTGCGGCATCCGCCCGCGGCCGAACTTCGCCATCCGGTAAAACAGCACGCTGCGGTACGGGTCGCCCGGCGCCACGATGCGCGCGTCCGGCAAACCGAAATCGCCCTGCCGGGGCCGCACGTCGAAGATGCCCGTTTCCCGGAGCGGCTTTGCGGCGTCCAGTTCCAGCACCACCTGACCGCCGCCCCCGCCGAACCGGTGGCAGTGCGCGCAGTTGACGTGCAGGTAGCTGCGTGCCTTCGCGTCGAGCGTGCCGTCGGCCTGGAGCGGCACCAGGGCCGGCTCCTTCTTCACCGACGCGGCGCTGAACGGCGGCAGTACGTGCTCGTTGTCGCCGATGCGGTGGGCGTACCCCTCGGTAGTGAGATGCACCAGTTGGTTCGTGGCCTTCTCACCGCCGAACAGCGGAGCGCGGTTGAGTTGCCGAATGTTGAACGCCAGCGAGTATTCGGACCACGCGTTGTGGCAGCTCAGGCACTGCGCCCGGCTGTGGAACGTCCACATTTGCTCACGCTTGCCGACCGCCGCCCACGCCCCCTTCTCGGTCTTGCCACCGGTCGCGACCGTAAACACCTTCTCGCCGCCCTCCGCGGGCACGAGGTCGGCGTCGGACTGGTCGTCGCGCCAGGCGTAGGTGTACCCGCGCCAGTCCTCCCCGTCGAAGTGCAGGAGTTGCGTCTCCGCCCGCGTTTCGACCAGGTTCTTTTCGCCCAGCACGTCGAGCGTGAGCGTCTTCACGAGCACGGCGTCCTTCGGAAACCGCATCGCGAAGTTGTGCCAGAACACCTGCCCCGGAAGCGGCCGCGGCTTCTCGAAAAACGACACCGTCGAGAGCCCCGGCAGAGCAAGCAGATAGTCCGCGGTAGCCCCGTCCTGCCACTGGCGACCGTTGACGTAGAAGGGAATCACCCCTTCGGCGGGTTCGAGCTTCTTCACGTCGGCAAACACGCCCGTTTCACTCAGCCGGGTCGGGAACTGCGTGTTGGCGGCGTTGCTCGTGTTGCGTTCGAGGGTGTAAATCGCCCCGCTGTCGTAGTCGCAAATGTAAAGCTCTCCGTCGGCGTCCTGGCCGAACGCCGACGGCCGAACGGTCGGCTTCATGATCTCGGGCATTTCCGTGAGCCGGCCGCCGTCGAACCGCGCGGCCCAGACGCGCCGCGTCTCCCAGTCGCCGAAGACATACGCACCCGCCAGTTCGGGGAACTTCTTCCCGCGGTACACGTAACCGCCCGTCACGCTCGCCGCGATCGTGTGCGGAAGTTCGATGACCGGCGCGCGGATCGGCGTCGGGCCGATCTTCTGATCGGGCCTCACCGGCTGGCGCGCCTCCGTGATGCTCCAGCCGTAGTTGCCGCCCTTCTCGACCTTGTGGACCATCTCCCACAGTTCCCAGCCGACGTCGCCGACCCACAGGTCACCGGTCTTGCGGTCGAAGCTCATGCGCCACGGGTTGCGGAACCCGAAAGCCCAGATTTCGGGCCGCACGTCCTTCAGTCCGACGAACGGGTTGTCTTGGGGAACCGCGTAGTTCTTCCCACCGTCCTTCTTGTTGATGTCGATGCGCAGAACGGAAGAGAGCAGGTCGGAACAGTCCTGGCCGGTCCCGAGCGGGTCCGGCGGGTTCGGGCTCGCGGCGTCGCCGGTGGAGATGTACAGGTAGCCGTCCGGACCGAAGTGCAGGTCGCCGCCGTTGTGCCCGCCGCCGACGAACGTGAGCACGATTTCCTCGCTCGCGGGGTCGAGCCGCGGCGGGTTCGTGTCCGTCACCTTGAAGCGCGACACGCGCGAGCCGTCCGCGAACCGCCCGTCCTTCGCCGGCGTTTTGGGGTTCAGCGTGTAGCACACGTAGCAGTGCCGGTTCTTCGCGAACTCCGGGTGGAACGCCAGTCCGTACAATTCACCCACACCCTTGGCACCGGGCAACTTCTCGACCGTCTTCAGTTCCTTACCGAAATCGAAGGCCAGTTCCCGCTTCGCGTCTGGCGTGTTCGCGAACGAGTACATGACGCCTTCTTGCTCGCCGACGAAGACGCGGTCGGTGCCGGGGCACGGCACAAAGAACACCGGGTGGCGGACTTGTACCTGCGGGAACGCCCGCACCGCCCTGAACTTCGGAGGCGGTTCGGGGCTGCCGGTAACCTTCGACGCGGTCCACGGCTTCCGCTTCGCGGAGTCGCCCCTCGGCTGGGCGACCTTATCGTCCGCGGCGCGCGTGGGCCAACCGAGCGCGATCAGGGCGAGGACAGTGAACCCGGTGACGTGAACCGCCGTCCGTGCGAAGGTGCGGGGAGACATGGTCGCTCTCCGGAGAGTTGGTCAACGCGGCCGAGTATACACTTCCCCACAAGGGATTTCGCAATGATTCCGTTCGCCGTAGCCGATGCGTTCACCGACACACCTTTCGCGGGCAACCCGGCCGCCGTGTGCCTTCTGAAGGGGTGGCCGTCGGACGAATGGCTGCGACGGGTCTCACGCGAAATGAACCTGTCCGAGACGGCGTTCCTGGTGCATCGTCAGGGCACCGAGTACGAGCTACGGTGGTTCACGCCCCAGGTCGAAGTCGAGTTGTGCGGGCACGCGACGCTGGCCTCCGCCCATGTGCTGTGGACCTCAGGCTGTGAAGGCCGAGACGTGATACGGTTCCACACAACGAAAAGCGGCGAGTTGCAGGCACGCCGACTCTCATCCGGGGAAATCGCGCTGGATTTCCCCGCAAAGCCTGCGACCCCGTGCGCCCCGCCCGCGGGGTTACTGGAATCGCTCGGTGCGCGAGCGGTCGCCGTGGCGCGGAACCAGTTCGACTATCTCGTGGAACTGGCAACTGCAGCCGAAGTGCGGGCGCTGGCCCCCGACTTCACGCAGCTCGCAAAAGTGGAATGCCGTGGGGCGATCGTGACCGCACCTGCGAACGACGCGCCGTTCGATTTCGTGTCGCGGTTCTTCGCCCCGGCGGTGGGGGTCGACGAAGACCCGGTGACCGGGTCCGCGCATTGCTGCCTGGCAGAGTGGTGGGGCGGGAAACTGAATCGGACAGATTTGACGGGCTTTCAGGCCAGTGAGCGAGGCGGCGTGGTACGTGTGGTACGCACGAACGGTCGCGTGCAACTGATCGGTCGCGCGGTCGCGGTCACGCGCGGCGAGTTGCTCGTCCCGCCGGCGTAACGCGGTTCATTTACCTTCGCCCTTTGCCTCACCGACGGGAACAACCGGACCAGGGGGGACTGGTTCCGGCATCCGCGGAACCGGAGCGACGACTTGCGGCGTGCCGGGGAACAACTCGACGATGGTCGGCAGTTTTCCGGCACGCAACGGCACGTTGCTCGGAGTTTCCAGGACCAGCGGCGGAAGCACGGTCGGCGTCCGATACGAACCCCGGTAGGTGTTGTAGATGCTCCCGGGGTAGCCGGTACGGTCGCCGAACGGCCCGTACCCGAGTCCGCCGTAAGGCGCGACGTGGTACCCGAGGGGACGCGGTACAACCGGGTTGCTCATGCTTCCCAATCCCTGCGAAGCCGACGGCGGCGGGGCGAAGAAGCGGTGACCGGGCGGCTGCGCTGAAACGACGGGGACAAGAGCCGCCAAGGTCAGCGGCGACAGAAAATAAAGCCGAACGAACATGTGTACCTTCCCTCATGATGGACGAGGGCGATTACCTGCCGCAACGTGCCGCACTCACTTCCGCATGTCCACGGTCGCCTTTTCACCCGCCCGCACGCCGACGGAAAGAGTGGCAGGGCCGCCGGGACCATCGACACGAACGCTGACCCGCTTTTCAGCCCCCGGCTCAATGGGGCGGGTCGTAAACGAGTGTCGCGTCCCGGTCTGGTTGGTGTCGATCCCGTCAAATGACACGGTCGCACCTTCGGAGGCGATGACCGTAATCGTCGCGGGCGCCGCTTCGCCCGTCGTTGCCGGAACCGGCAGCGGTTGCGGCACAGGGTTCGCCGGGTCGCCCAGAACCGGATCAACGGGCACAGCATTCAACGGCGGTGCGGGAAGCACGCGGTACGACGGTCCGACCGAATATGTTCGGGGAATCGCTGGTACGCCAAACGTGCCGAACCCGTAGCCGTAGGGGTTGTATGCGTAGCCACCGTAACCGCCGTAACCGCCGTAACCGTAGCCCAAACCGGAGCCGAACCCGAGAACGACAGTAGGGCCACGATACCCGTATCCGTATGGCCCGGCGTAATGCGTATGGTATCCGCCATGCGCGTGAGGCGCACCACCGGGATGCCCGCCGCCCGGATGTCCGCCGTGAGGCGGGGCGGCCGACGCAGGTCCAACCGCGAGGAGCGAAGCGGCCAAAGCGGAGCACCAAAAGGCACGAGAGAGTAGCACGACGAGACCTCACACGCGGCAACGGGAACCCGGTGGGAGGTGCGTCCTGCGGCATGGCCGGGTGCCGTTCATATTGTACCACGATACCGGTCCCGCGCGCAACACCCGAAACACCCATGTCCCCACTGTTCGCCTGCTTCCCGGTCTGCCTGACGTTCGTCGCGCTCGGGCTGATCGGGGTCGTGATGCTCGCGTTCGGGTTGGGCAACCGCATCCCCGGTGACGACGAACCGCCGGCCGCAACAGCCGACGCCAAACCGCACCCGCCGCCGCCGTTGTGGGTGTTCCCGGTGACCCTTCTAATTCTCGTGCTGGTCATGTTGGTGCTGGCGTGGTACTGGCCCGAGTGATCGAAACCCGCTTCACCCCGCCCGTCATTGCGTATATTGGCCGTTCGATCCGCCTGACGTTCTCGGAGCCGTGATGCCGTTCAAAGCCTTGGGTCTTCATCCGCTGATCGTCCGCGCCACCCAGGACCTCGGGTACCAGGAGCCGACGCCCGTCCAGGCCGGCGCGATCCCGGCGGCCCTTGAAGGCCGCGACGTCCTCGCGACCGCGCAAACCGGCACCGGGAAGACCGCGGGGTTCCTGCTGCCGATCCTGCACCGGCTGCTCGCCCAGCCGCGCGGCGGAACGCGCGCCCTGGTGCTGTCCCCGACCCGCGAACTGGCCGAGCAAATTCAGGACGTGTGTACGGGCCTCGCGAAGCACACGCCGATCCAATCGGCGCTGGTGGTCGGCGGCCGGCCCGAGGGGCCGCAGGAGCGGGCCTTCCGCGCGGGGGTGGACATCATCGTCGCCACCCCCGGGCGGTTGCTCGACATGCTTCAGCGGAACGTCGCGAAGCTCGACCGCGCCACCACACTCGTCCTCGACGAGGCCGACAGCCTGTTCGACATGGGCTTCCTGCCCGACGTGAAACGGATCATGGCGCGAATGCCGGCGCGGAAGCACACGCTGCTCTTCTCCGCAACGATGCCGCCGGTGATCGGCCAGCTCGCCAACGAGGTGCTGCGCAACCCCGCGGTGGTTCAGATCGGGCGCCGCAGTTCCACGGCCGTGGGCATCACCCAGGCCGCGTACCCGGTTCCCACGCACCTCAAAACCGCCCTGCTCCGTCACCTGCTGCGCGAGACGGAGATGCCGTCGGTGCTGGTGTTCACGCGGACCAAGTTCGGGGCCAAGAAGATCGCCCGCCAGGTGGCCGCGGACGGTTTCACGGTAGCCGAACTGCACAGCAACCGTACCCCGTCGCAGCGCACCGCCGCGATGGAGGGCTTCCGCCAGGGCAAATTCCAGGTGATGGTGGCGACCAACATTGCCGCCCGCGGGTTGGACGTGAACCACATCACGCACGTCATCAGCACGGACGTACCGGACGTGCCCGAAGACTACGTCCACCGGATCGGCCGCACCGGCCGCGCCGGCGCGACCGGCGACGCGTTCATCCTGTTCTCGCGCGACGAGGAGGACTCGTTGGCCCGGATCGAACGTCAGGTCGGGCAGCGGCTCCCGCGCGTCACCCTCCCGGACTTCGATTACACGCTTGCGGCCCCGCCCCCACAGCCGAACGGCGCGAAGCCGCCACGCGGCGGGGGCGGTTCACGCCCGGCGCAAAGTGCCAAGCCGAAAAGTCCGAAACGGCCGCAAGGTCAGGGGCAACCGCAACCGAAAAGAAGTAACACGCCGAAGGGACGGTCGGGAGGAGGATCGACACGACCGGGTCCGCGAAAGTGACGCCCGGGCGATCGGGTATTGGTCCCCACACACCTCGCCCGAACGTGTCACGCGGTCGCTTTCGGGGCGCGGCGGTGTCACACTTGAGCTGAATCTACGACACGCCAGCGTTGTGCGGGCCGCGCCACCGTTCCGAATCGGCCGAGCGCCGCACAACTTACAGCTCCTGTGCAGTACAATATAGGGTCACATTGCGACCCCTGCACGAATAGTTTTTTGTTCGCAACCGATCCGAAATATCGCGTACAATCAGAATGCCTACGGCGCTAGCTCGCGAGCGCTTTGTGTTCCTGCCGAGCCCTGTTCCCGCACCAGCGGCCCGGTCCATTTTTGCACCGCGACGCGATCACCGGAGGCTCCCCCCTCACCACTCCCAATTGTACATTGGAGGGCCCGTGCGATGATTTTCCGTCTCAAGCCGAACGCCACGCCATCGAATACTCGCCCCGGTTCGCGTCTCAGGTTGGAGCATCTGGAACAGCGGGATGTGCCCGCAGCCGACAGCCTCGCGTTCGTCACGTTTAACGGCGCGGCTGACTCCACGGTCAACGTCTACAGCGCGTCCACCACCATACCCCAACTGCCGACGATCACGCCGTTCGCGGGCTACCGCGGCTCGATCGTGGCCGCCACGGGCGACGTCAACGGCGACGGCGTGTCTGACGTGATCGTCGGCGCGCAGATTCCGGACGGACACGTGAAGGTGTTCGACGGCGCCACCGGCGCCACTCTGGAGAGCTATTTGGCGTTCCCGGGCTTCAACGGCGCGGTCAGCGTCGGCGCCGGCGACGTGAACGGCGACGGCGCGGCCGAAGTTCTCGTATCCGCCGACGCCAGCAACGCGCACGTCAAAGCGATCGGTGCGCAGGGCCAGGTGCTGGCGAGTTTCTTCGCGTTCCCGGGTTTTCTCGGACACGTCTCCGTGAGCGGCGGCGACTTCAACAACGACGGCACGGACGAAATCCTCATCGGCGCCGGCGGGACGGGTGTGAACGGCCGCACGGCTATCTTCAACGCGAGCGGAGCCGTGTACGACGCCGGGTTCTTCGCGTTCCCCGGTTTTGACGGCTCCGTCAGTGTTGACGCTGGGGACGTGGACGGCGACGGCATTGCGGACATCGTCGTTGGCACCGGCCCGGGTTCGGCCGGCGGCACGATCAAAGCGTTCAGCGGGTCCGGGTTCTCACAGATCGGCAGCTTCGTCGCTTACGCCCCCACCGTAACGAGTGGTGTTTCGGTGCGGGTGGTGGACAGGAACCTGGACGGCCGGCGCGACATTTTCGTCGCGCGGCAAGGCGGCAACTTCATCGGCCTGGCCGGTTTTTCCAGCCTCGCACCGCAGTTCCACGGGGTGTCCGCGGGCAACGACGAAACTAGCTTCGGAGCGGCGCTCGGGTTCCCCGGCGACCCGGCGGCGGACATTGCGCCGATCGTCGTTTCCGACAACAGTTACGCATCGGTCGTCGCATCGGTCGTCGCAACGGCGGCACCGTCCGACAACGGCCTCGTCGGCACGGACGACTTCTCGCAGTTCGGCGTAGCGGGCGAGCCGCCCCCGTTGGGCGAGGTGCCGTTTAGCGATTTCTCAGCAGAAATCCTGTAACCGCGGGTTCTGACGGCACGGTTCGACCGGGGCGACCGCCCCGGTCGGATGGTTTTCCTCCCGATCGAATCGCGAGCACTTGAGGTAATACGCGCACCGGCCGAGTGGTACATCACGCCAGTCCTGATTGCCACGCGATAATCCAGTCGTTTCAAGTTTGTTGGCTCTGCGTCCCCGCCTGCTGACGCAGGCGGGAGGTAACCGGAGCGTGTTCAGTCGTGCAATTGATCTCGTCACGGCTGTCGCCAATTTGAAATTACTGGCACCCCATTTCGTTCTGTCAGCGTTGTCACCTTCTCGCCACACACGTGTTTTCATCCTTCGCCTGGAACGGCCCTCATCCGGTCACCGGGAACGGCCCCGAGCCGCGGTTTTTGGCTGAACTACGGCTACACCTGAACTACCGTTTTGCGAGGGCACGAGCGCAGGAGCCGGGCGATGGCGCGCGAAAAGGGCGTGTGGCTACTCACGGCCGTATGGCTGTCTGCAATCGGCGCGGGGCTCTGGTTTTGGGAGCGGTACGACACGACACCAGGAGCGGCAGGTGCGCCCGCCGCTCCTAAAAATACTCCACCGCACCGCTGGCTACTGACCGTGTTCGTTCACCCGCACTGCCCGTGCTCGCGGGCGACGCTCGCCGAACTAACGCAGGTGACCGGTGCCGCACCGGACCTCG belongs to Gemmata obscuriglobus and includes:
- a CDS encoding PQQ-dependent sugar dehydrogenase, which gives rise to MSPRTFARTAVHVTGFTVLALIALGWPTRAADDKVAQPRGDSAKRKPWTASKVTGSPEPPPKFRAVRAFPQVQVRHPVFFVPCPGTDRVFVGEQEGVMYSFANTPDAKRELAFDFGKELKTVEKLPGAKGVGELYGLAFHPEFAKNRHCYVCYTLNPKTPAKDGRFADGSRVSRFKVTDTNPPRLDPASEEIVLTFVGGGHNGGDLHFGPDGYLYISTGDAASPNPPDPLGTGQDCSDLLSSVLRIDINKKDGGKNYAVPQDNPFVGLKDVRPEIWAFGFRNPWRMSFDRKTGDLWVGDVGWELWEMVHKVEKGGNYGWSITEARQPVRPDQKIGPTPIRAPVIELPHTIAASVTGGYVYRGKKFPELAGAYVFGDWETRRVWAARFDGGRLTEMPEIMKPTVRPSAFGQDADGELYICDYDSGAIYTLERNTSNAANTQFPTRLSETGVFADVKKLEPAEGVIPFYVNGRQWQDGATADYLLALPGLSTVSFFEKPRPLPGQVFWHNFAMRFPKDAVLVKTLTLDVLGEKNLVETRAETQLLHFDGEDWRGYTYAWRDDQSDADLVPAEGGEKVFTVATGGKTEKGAWAAVGKREQMWTFHSRAQCLSCHNAWSEYSLAFNIRQLNRAPLFGGEKATNQLVHLTTEGYAHRIGDNEHVLPPFSAASVKKEPALVPLQADGTLDAKARSYLHVNCAHCHRFGGGGGQVVLELDAAKPLRETGIFDVRPRQGDFGLPDARIVAPGDPYRSVLFYRMAKFGRGRMPHLGSEFPHAHALDLVGKWIASLSSPPKDWTFPNPDLTRPEKAYVTFGEAWPFARALALGKIDDKIADDLPPLVAKHGTPLVRDLFEGHTPAAPGARKLGANPRPASVLTLKGDPQKGAALFANKEMKCANCHKIGNTGGAVGPDLTTIGKVRTRSELLDSLLNPSAKVEPQFATYNVRTKDEKTYTGVLVKRDEKQLVLRDAENKEIAIAGDEVESVRPSRLSLMPDGLLSALTPQDAADLLEYLATRR
- a CDS encoding PhzF family phenazine biosynthesis protein; this encodes MIPFAVADAFTDTPFAGNPAAVCLLKGWPSDEWLRRVSREMNLSETAFLVHRQGTEYELRWFTPQVEVELCGHATLASAHVLWTSGCEGRDVIRFHTTKSGELQARRLSSGEIALDFPAKPATPCAPPAGLLESLGARAVAVARNQFDYLVELATAAEVRALAPDFTQLAKVECRGAIVTAPANDAPFDFVSRFFAPAVGVDEDPVTGSAHCCLAEWWGGKLNRTDLTGFQASERGGVVRVVRTNGRVQLIGRAVAVTRGELLVPPA
- a CDS encoding TIGR03000 domain-containing protein; the encoded protein is MPVDPVLGDPANPVPQPLPVPATTGEAAPATITVIASEGATVSFDGIDTNQTGTRHSFTTRPIEPGAEKRVSVRVDGPGGPATLSVGVRAGEKATVDMRK
- a CDS encoding DEAD/DEAH box helicase, whose protein sequence is MPFKALGLHPLIVRATQDLGYQEPTPVQAGAIPAALEGRDVLATAQTGTGKTAGFLLPILHRLLAQPRGGTRALVLSPTRELAEQIQDVCTGLAKHTPIQSALVVGGRPEGPQERAFRAGVDIIVATPGRLLDMLQRNVAKLDRATTLVLDEADSLFDMGFLPDVKRIMARMPARKHTLLFSATMPPVIGQLANEVLRNPAVVQIGRRSSTAVGITQAAYPVPTHLKTALLRHLLRETEMPSVLVFTRTKFGAKKIARQVAADGFTVAELHSNRTPSQRTAAMEGFRQGKFQVMVATNIAARGLDVNHITHVISTDVPDVPEDYVHRIGRTGRAGATGDAFILFSRDEEDSLARIERQVGQRLPRVTLPDFDYTLAAPPPQPNGAKPPRGGGGSRPAQSAKPKSPKRPQGQGQPQPKRSNTPKGRSGGGSTRPGPRK
- a CDS encoding FG-GAP repeat domain-containing protein, translating into MPAADSLAFVTFNGAADSTVNVYSASTTIPQLPTITPFAGYRGSIVAATGDVNGDGVSDVIVGAQIPDGHVKVFDGATGATLESYLAFPGFNGAVSVGAGDVNGDGAAEVLVSADASNAHVKAIGAQGQVLASFFAFPGFLGHVSVSGGDFNNDGTDEILIGAGGTGVNGRTAIFNASGAVYDAGFFAFPGFDGSVSVDAGDVDGDGIADIVVGTGPGSAGGTIKAFSGSGFSQIGSFVAYAPTVTSGVSVRVVDRNLDGRRDIFVARQGGNFIGLAGFSSLAPQFHGVSAGNDETSFGAALGFPGDPAADIAPIVVSDNSYASVVASVVATAAPSDNGLVGTDDFSQFGVAGEPPPLGEVPFSDFSAEIL